In the Bacteroidales bacterium genome, one interval contains:
- a CDS encoding UPF0175 family protein translates to KDYDFSMIIASKLYEDGKLSAGQAAQIAGLSKRAFIEVLGRYGVSVISDSLDDLHSDINNA, encoded by the coding sequence GAAGGACTATGATTTTTCAATGATCATAGCCTCTAAGTTATATGAAGACGGCAAATTATCCGCCGGACAAGCTGCCCAAATAGCTGGTTTATCAAAAAGGGCTTTTATTGAAGTTTTGGGCAGATATGGCGTATCTGTCATTAGTGATTCCCTCGATGATCTACATTCCGATATAAACAATGCATAG
- a CDS encoding DUF3368 domain-containing protein, with product MHRVVIPDTSSLILFHKIGEVELLEKVYKNLTTTKEIAEEFNADLPDWIKIVEVGDKKYQEALQTQIDTGEASAIALAKENENPLLILDDRKARKVANKLNLRITGVLGIIHKAKQVGVITKVKPLIDELLSTDFRISEKLINELLRINNED from the coding sequence ATGCATAGAGTTGTCATACCAGATACCAGCAGTTTAATTCTTTTTCATAAGATTGGAGAGGTGGAACTATTGGAAAAAGTTTATAAGAATCTGACAACAACCAAAGAGATCGCTGAAGAATTTAATGCGGATTTACCTGACTGGATAAAAATTGTCGAAGTAGGTGACAAGAAATACCAGGAAGCTCTACAAACACAGATTGATACGGGTGAGGCGAGTGCCATTGCTTTGGCCAAAGAAAATGAAAACCCACTGTTAATACTTGATGATAGAAAAGCAAGAAAAGTAGCTAATAAATTAAACTTAAGAATCACAGGCGTTTTAGGAATTATACATAAGGCAAAGCAAGTGGGCGTGATTACAAAGGTAAAACCCCTTATTGATGAATTGCTATCCACAGATTTCAGAATTTCGGAGAAACTGATTAATGAGCTGTTAAGAATAAATAATGAAGATTAA
- a CDS encoding aminotransferase class I/II-fold pyridoxal phosphate-dependent enzyme, translating to MKPHSKETQCVHSGTILDHEDEGSNTPVYTSTSFGYLDKETPVYPRYFNTKNQQALAEKISALEDGEDALVLSSGMAAITGTLFTFLSQGDHVVFQSALYGGTIHFIARELNRFGIEYTFVNSTRVEDYGKAIRENTKAIYIETPSNPLLKIIDLEAMANMAKSKNVLSIIDNTFASPVNQNPINWWMDIVIHSATKYLNGHHDVTAGAVIGSKERIKQIWETARNLGGNLDARICYLLERSMKTLHIRVEKQNENAGQLAEFLESHQQVGKVNYPGLESHPGHETAKRQMRGFGGMLSFELKDEKIIQFQKNLKLIRPAISLGGVDTIVSSPVLTSHKSLSREELEREGIGESLIRLSAGIEKADDLIEDLDQAMDGL from the coding sequence ATGAAACCCCATTCAAAAGAAACTCAATGTGTCCATAGCGGAACGATCCTGGACCACGAAGACGAGGGATCCAACACTCCTGTTTATACTTCAACATCCTTTGGGTATCTGGACAAGGAAACACCGGTATATCCCAGGTATTTCAATACGAAGAACCAGCAGGCACTGGCGGAAAAGATCAGCGCCCTGGAGGACGGAGAGGATGCCCTGGTGTTGAGTTCCGGTATGGCTGCCATCACCGGCACGCTGTTTACCTTTTTAAGTCAGGGCGATCATGTGGTTTTTCAAAGTGCCCTTTACGGGGGAACCATTCATTTTATCGCCAGGGAGCTCAACCGGTTCGGCATCGAATATACATTTGTGAACAGTACCCGGGTAGAGGATTATGGAAAAGCCATCCGGGAAAATACGAAAGCCATTTATATTGAAACACCTTCTAATCCGCTTCTTAAGATCATTGATCTGGAGGCCATGGCAAACATGGCCAAGTCAAAGAATGTGCTTTCGATCATCGACAACACGTTTGCCTCTCCGGTGAACCAGAATCCAATCAACTGGTGGATGGATATTGTGATCCACAGTGCAACCAAGTACCTCAACGGCCATCATGATGTTACCGCAGGGGCCGTGATCGGTTCAAAAGAGAGAATAAAACAGATATGGGAAACAGCCCGTAACCTGGGTGGGAACTTGGATGCGCGTATCTGCTACTTGTTGGAAAGAAGTATGAAAACCCTGCATATTCGGGTTGAAAAGCAAAACGAGAATGCCGGCCAACTGGCTGAATTTCTGGAGAGCCATCAACAAGTAGGGAAAGTGAATTATCCCGGGCTGGAATCCCATCCCGGCCATGAAACAGCCAAGCGCCAGATGAGGGGCTTTGGAGGCATGCTTTCCTTTGAACTGAAAGATGAAAAGATCATCCAGTTTCAGAAAAACCTGAAGCTTATACGCCCGGCAATAAGTTTGGGAGGGGTGGATACGATTGTCTCATCTCCGGTGCTAACTTCGCATAAAAGCCTGAGCCGTGAAGAACTTGAAAGGGAAGGCATCGGCGAATCACTGATAAGGCTTTCGGCGGGAATTGAAAAGGCGGATGACCTGATCGAAGACCTGGACCAGGCGATGGATGGGCTTTAA